From the Archangium lipolyticum genome, the window TTTCCCTGGGGAATGTTCTGAAGCCTCGGGGCTGTGCCCCGGCGCTCGTGCCTTGAATCACTCCTCGCGCGTCCGCCTCCGCCGGAGTGCCAGCGCGCCCAGCGCCAGCCACGCGAGCGGCGCCACTGGAGCCGCACCGCAGCCGCAGCCCCCTACCTCAGCGGCGGGCGAAGGCTGGTCCGTCCCGCCGTCCGGCTGCGGCAGCTCGCAGCTTCCGTCGCCGACGCACACCTTCACCTCGGCCTGGGCCCGCCTCCCCGCGCTGTCCACCACGACGAAGCGCACCACGTGCCCACCCGGTGCCAGTCCCGTGGTGTCCCAGCGGTTGGGCTCGCCGCCGAAGTAGAAGTGGTTGTCCGTGCCCGTGTCCGTGAATTGCAACTCGCCGTCCACGTAGAATTCGGCGTGCGTGCAGCCCACGTCGTCCACGCAGTGGCCGTAGAACTCCGCCATGCTGCCGGACACGCGCTCTCCCTCCTTGGGCCGCGTGAGGATGGCGCTCGGCCCCTCATCCACCTTCACGGTGATGGTAAAGGATTGCTCCGCGTCCGGAGCCACGCCATTGCTCACCCGCACCGTCACCTCCACTGCGCCCGCCGCCGTGGGCGTCCAGGAGATGAGGCCGGTGGTCATGTCGATGGTCATCCCTTGCGGCACCGTGCCCACCAGCGAGTACGTCGGCTCCGGCTGAGCCTCCGCCTGCACGTCGTAGCGGTAGGGTCTGCCCACCACGGCGGTGGTAACTGGCGTGGTGGAGATGACAGGAGCCAGCTCGTCATCCGACTCGACGGCCTCCACCGAGCGCGCATCCAGGCCCGGCGCGGCCACGGTGATGGTGGCGATACCGCCCAGGTTGTCCGGGTCCGAGTCGGCCCGCAACGTGACGGTCTTCGGGAGGTTCCAGTTGGTGGGAGTGAACGCGAGCGTCGCCCCGTCCCGCACGGTGATGTCGACGTCGCCCAGCGTGCGCGCCACGGTGATGGTGACATTTCCGGTGGGCCGCTTGGACAGCGACACGTCGAAGGTCGCGGTGCTGTCCTCCGGAATGACCACCCGCGTGGAAGACAGCACCAGCCGGGGCTCGTTGTTGTCGATGGTGGTGACCACGACCGCCTCGTCCGCCAGTCCTTCCGACGTCACCGTGAAGGTGGCGGTGTCCGCGTCCACGTCCCCGTCCGCCGCCGCCGCGAGCGTCACCACCTGGGGCACGCTCCAGTCCGTCGAGGAGAACGTGAGCGTGGCGTTGCTGGCGATGCTCAGGTCCTCGGAGCCGCCCATGGCCCGCGTCACCTGCACCGTGACGGGCGCGGTGGGCGCCTCGGCCAGACGCACGGTGAAGACCGTGTGTCCGCCCTCCACCACGCGCGGGTTGAGCCCGGACACCACCAGCTTCTGCCCGCGCCCTGACGGGGTGATGCGGCGCACGATGCCGTCGGTGTTCCCCAACGTGTACAGCGCGCCGTCAGGTCCCACGGCCATGTCGACGTGCGAGGAGAATCCGGTGCCCCACTCGGCCACCGTCTCCACCGAGTTGTTCGCGGCCAGCGTGGCACGCGTCACCTGGCCGGAGTTGAAGTCGCCGAAGAAGTAGTTGCCGCGGAACTCGGGCGGGAAGAGCGTGGCGTCGTAGAAGGTGCCGCCGGTGATGGAGCCTCCCAGGGCCTGTGTCGTCGCGGTGCCCCCGCCGCTGCTCGCATCGGGCAGCCCAGGCTGGGCCACGGTGAAGGTGGTGGCGTTGGGATCGTTGGGAGCGCTGGCGACGTAGAACGTGCCGTCGAAGCTCGCGTCACCCACTCCCTCGAGGGTGAGCCGCTCTCCCTTGCGGAAGCCATGCGCCCCGGTGGTGGTGAAGGTGGTGACGCCGCCGCTGCGCACCGCTCCGCCCGCCGTGAGCTTGCGTGTGTCGGTGCCGTTGGTTCGGTACTTGATGACGGGCGGGATGGAGTCGTTGGTGGTGGGCTGGTTGTTCTCGTAGCGGCTGTAGCCAGCATGGTTGCGCCTGCTCACGACGAAGACCTGCTCGTACTCGGTGCCCATGCCGTTGATCCACAGCTTCCCGGTGGTCGGCTGGAACGTGAGGGTGAACGGGTCGCGGAAGCCGCTCGCCCAGATGTAGTCGTTGTTGGGGCCCACGCCGTCGTTGGACGGGTTGTCGTTGGCGGGCGTGCCGTCCAGGTTGGCGCGGCCCACCTTGGCCGCGAGCGACGTCAGGTCCGCGTTCACGCCAGTGCCGTTGCCCAGGTCGCCAATGGCCCAGTAGAGCTTCCCGTCCGGCCCGAAGCCGATTCCTCCACCGTTATGGTTGTTGCCCGTGGTGGGAAGCCGGGTGACGACCTCCGTGCGCGCGATGCCCGTCCCGTTGGCGTCGGTGTAGCGGACGATGCGCTGCTCGGAGGCGGAGACGGTGACGAAGAGGTAGACGTAGCGGTTGACCACGTAGTTCGGGTCGAACGCGATGCCGATGAGGCCACTCCCGCTGTTGGTGTGGACCTGGGGCTCCGTCGCGAACAAGCGCGTCACCAGCGTGCTGGTCCCCGGCTGCGTCTCCAGGGCGCCATCCTTCATCGTCACCACCCGCACCGAACCGTTCTTGAGGGTGATGAACAGGCGGCCCGAGCCATCCGGCGCCCAGGCCATGCCCGTGGCAGGAGTCAGCGTGTTGGAGGCGTAGCTCGTCTCCGAGAAGCCGGCGGGCACCGTGGCCCATGCCGGCGAGCACAACAGCAGCAATGTCAGGGATGTCAGGAGAGAGGGACGCATGACTCGAGACGCTAGCGCATCGGAGTGCGGCACAGGTGAGCCCCGCGTTCGACCCCGGCAAGCGAATCACCCCTCTTCTGCTCTCGAGAGGCCGGCTTCAGCGCCGCGCGCCGTCGATGGCGCGAAGCAGGGACTGATCGCTCGAAGTGCTCACGTCTCCGGCCAGCTCCCAGATCATGATTCCGCCGTACTGCTTCGCCAGGGTCGTCTTCGAGCGCAGCGTCGCGAGCCCGTTATACGAATACTGGGCACCGTCGGCGTTGATCCAATCCGAATTCGACGCGTTCGGGTAGCGCGCCAGGATGTCTTTGTAGAGCACGTACGTGCTGCTCTGTCCGTTCCCACAATTGCCCCAGCAATAACCGTAGAAGGGCACTCCGAGCACGATCTTGCTCCGCGGCACGCCTTTGTTCTCGTAGAAGGAGAGGGCGGTCACCGCCTGCGCATAGCTCGAGTGCTCACCCGGGCTCGTCCAGGTGCCCGCGTTGTCGTAGGACATGATGGTGATGAAGTCGAAGGAACGCAGCGTCGTGTCCGACATGCCATACTGCATCCACTGCGAGACGGCGGCCGTCACGGGCAGTCCGCGCGGCCGGGCCTTCGCGATCAACTTCGCGATGAACGTGTCGTACACCGCGCCCATGCGATCCGGCGCCTCCACGTCCACGTCGATGCCGTCCATGTTGTTCGAGACCACGAAGTTGATGATCTCATCCACGAAGGCGTCGACTTTATCGGGCTGGTAGAAGGGCGTGATCCGGCCGTCTCCTCCGCCGCCACAGAGCGAGGGGAACACCTTCACGCCCTTGGCATGCGCGGCGTTCACGAACGTCGCGAGATCGCTGGCCGGCGCCAGCTGGAGGCGCCCGTTCGCATCACCCAGGGCGAAGGCGAGGTTCACATGCGTGAGCTTGTCGAAGTCCACCCGGCCGACCCAGCTCGCGTAGGAGCCGTACCAGTTCGGCAGGTAACCCACGACGCGGGTCCCCGAGGGCGGCGGGGGCGACGAGGACAGGCCAGAGATCGTCAGCTGCTCCCATGGGCCGAGCGCGGCGCCGTACGCGAACACCGTGCCGCCACCGCCGTTCTCCGCGGACACCCAATGGCCGGTCGTCACCGTCTGCAGGCCGACGACGTCGCCGTTGGCGATCACTCCGCTCCCGTTCTGCTTGACGATGCGGAACGTCTCCCAGCCGAGCCGGTTCGCGCTGGCGGCGTTCAGCGTGGAGCCGCCCCCGTTCGCGGCCTGGAAATACTGGCCAGTGCCCGCGGTGATGAAGATCGAGTCCCCGCTCTCGAGGGCCCCGCCGTTGATGTCATCGATCGTGAACTTCTCCCACGCTTGCGCGGCCGTCGCCGTCGCGATGACCGCGCCGCCGCCGTTGTTCTGAGCGCCCACGTATCGGTTGCCGAGCACCGTCTTGAAGCTCACGCCGGGGATGAGCAACGCACTCGAGGA encodes:
- a CDS encoding PQQ-dependent sugar dehydrogenase, which encodes MRPSLLTSLTLLLLCSPAWATVPAGFSETSYASNTLTPATGMAWAPDGSGRLFITLKNGSVRVVTMKDGALETQPGTSTLVTRLFATEPQVHTNSGSGLIGIAFDPNYVVNRYVYLFVTVSASEQRIVRYTDANGTGIARTEVVTRLPTTGNNHNGGGIGFGPDGKLYWAIGDLGNGTGVNADLTSLAAKVGRANLDGTPANDNPSNDGVGPNNDYIWASGFRDPFTLTFQPTTGKLWINGMGTEYEQVFVVSRRNHAGYSRYENNQPTTNDSIPPVIKYRTNGTDTRKLTAGGAVRSGGVTTFTTTGAHGFRKGERLTLEGVGDASFDGTFYVASAPNDPNATTFTVAQPGLPDASSGGGTATTQALGGSITGGTFYDATLFPPEFRGNYFFGDFNSGQVTRATLAANNSVETVAEWGTGFSSHVDMAVGPDGALYTLGNTDGIVRRITPSGRGQKLVVSGLNPRVVEGGHTVFTVRLAEAPTAPVTVQVTRAMGGSEDLSIASNATLTFSSTDWSVPQVVTLAAAADGDVDADTATFTVTSEGLADEAVVVTTIDNNEPRLVLSSTRVVIPEDSTATFDVSLSKRPTGNVTITVARTLGDVDITVRDGATLAFTPTNWNLPKTVTLRADSDPDNLGGIATITVAAPGLDARSVEAVESDDELAPVISTTPVTTAVVGRPYRYDVQAEAQPEPTYSLVGTVPQGMTIDMTTGLISWTPTAAGAVEVTVRVSNGVAPDAEQSFTITVKVDEGPSAILTRPKEGERVSGSMAEFYGHCVDDVGCTHAEFYVDGELQFTDTGTDNHFYFGGEPNRWDTTGLAPGGHVVRFVVVDSAGRRAQAEVKVCVGDGSCELPQPDGGTDQPSPAAEVGGCGCGAAPVAPLAWLALGALALRRRRTREE
- a CDS encoding glycosyl hydrolase family 18 protein, giving the protein MPDGQDDATEVSSSALLIPGVSFKTVLGNRYVGAQNNGGGAVIATATAAQAWEKFTIDDINGGALESGDSIFITAGTGQYFQAANGGGSTLNAASANRLGWETFRIVKQNGSGVIANGDVVGLQTVTTGHWVSAENGGGGTVFAYGAALGPWEQLTISGLSSSPPPPSGTRVVGYLPNWYGSYASWVGRVDFDKLTHVNLAFALGDANGRLQLAPASDLATFVNAAHAKGVKVFPSLCGGGGDGRITPFYQPDKVDAFVDEIINFVVSNNMDGIDVDVEAPDRMGAVYDTFIAKLIAKARPRGLPVTAAVSQWMQYGMSDTTLRSFDFITIMSYDNAGTWTSPGEHSSYAQAVTALSFYENKGVPRSKIVLGVPFYGYCWGNCGNGQSSTYVLYKDILARYPNASNSDWINADGAQYSYNGLATLRSKTTLAKQYGGIMIWELAGDVSTSSDQSLLRAIDGARR